In Salisediminibacterium beveridgei, one DNA window encodes the following:
- a CDS encoding exonuclease SbcCD subunit D, whose translation MKLFHTADWHLGKLVQGIHMTEDQAYILDEFIKAVEDERPDAIIIAGDLYDRAVPPTEAVNLLDDVLGHLVLTLNTPVIAIAGNHDSPSRLNFASSIMEAKGYHVTGQLSESMEPVILNDEYGEVHFHLVPYADPSQIRQLTGDDEVRSHNDAMAKITTLIKEKMDPNARHVFVGHAFVTPHGEAKENTSESERTLSVGGAEHVSSEHFSGFHYTALGHLHQAHLVKHDAIRYAGSPLKYSSSEETHKKGFFAVELDASGEVTSEKRFLTPRRDLRILTGSLDELLEKEPSEDYVFVHLTDDTPVLSPMEKIRSVFPNALHVQREMKSMPHASLTPASTKERHQMDHLSLFKGFYQEVKGKELTGRAEDIFKELLEEFTREEREQ comes from the coding sequence ATGAAACTCTTTCACACCGCCGACTGGCACCTGGGAAAATTGGTCCAAGGGATTCATATGACCGAGGATCAAGCCTACATACTGGACGAATTTATTAAAGCTGTCGAAGACGAACGGCCCGACGCCATTATCATTGCCGGGGATTTATATGACCGGGCAGTCCCGCCTACGGAGGCCGTGAACCTCCTTGATGACGTCCTCGGGCACCTCGTCTTGACGCTGAACACCCCGGTGATTGCGATTGCTGGAAATCACGACAGTCCGAGCCGGCTGAACTTTGCCAGCAGCATCATGGAAGCAAAAGGCTATCACGTGACAGGTCAGCTGAGTGAATCGATGGAGCCGGTGATTCTGAATGACGAATACGGAGAAGTCCATTTTCACCTTGTCCCTTACGCCGACCCGAGCCAGATCCGCCAGCTCACCGGGGATGACGAGGTCCGGTCACACAACGATGCCATGGCGAAGATCACAACCCTGATCAAGGAAAAGATGGATCCGAATGCCCGGCATGTGTTTGTGGGGCACGCCTTTGTTACGCCTCATGGTGAAGCGAAAGAGAACACCAGTGAGTCAGAAAGGACCCTGTCCGTTGGCGGCGCTGAACACGTATCCTCCGAGCATTTCAGCGGCTTCCATTACACCGCCCTCGGCCATCTCCACCAGGCCCATCTTGTCAAACACGATGCGATCCGTTACGCCGGGTCACCCCTGAAATATTCGTCGTCTGAAGAGACGCACAAAAAAGGGTTTTTTGCAGTTGAACTGGATGCTTCAGGAGAAGTGACTTCAGAAAAACGGTTCCTCACTCCGAGGCGGGATCTGCGGATTCTGACAGGGAGTCTTGATGAGCTTTTGGAGAAAGAACCGAGCGAGGATTATGTGTTCGTCCATCTGACAGATGACACACCGGTCTTATCCCCCATGGAAAAAATCCGGTCCGTGTTCCCGAACGCCCTGCACGTGCAGCGGGAGATGAAGAGCATGCCGCACGCATCCCTCACACCGGCCTCCACCAAAGAGCGCCATCAGATGGATCACCTGTCCTTGTTTAAAGGCTTCTATCAGGAAGTGAAAGGGAAGGAACTGACCGGACGTGCCGAAGACATTTTCAAAGAACTCCTTGAAGAATTCACCAGAGAGGAGCGGGAACAATGA
- a CDS encoding SDR family oxidoreductase: protein MTELKGKTAVITGGGTGIGAGIAKALAAEGINVVLAGRRVEKLAEVEKDILREGAGKALSVKTDVTNRADIESLIERAEKQFGQVDIIVNNAGHMLSSQVSAGQVDDWETMIDVNIKGVLFGINSVLPAMMERSSGHIVNVGSVAGLEVSKNSTVYSATKFAVRAISAGLEKELARTGIRVTNIAPGMVETDLTAEYSWGDRKKLETENIANAVIYALTQPDHVNVNEIAVRPV, encoded by the coding sequence ATGACAGAATTAAAAGGTAAAACAGCCGTCATCACCGGCGGAGGTACAGGTATAGGTGCAGGCATTGCCAAGGCACTTGCAGCGGAAGGCATCAACGTGGTGCTCGCTGGACGCAGAGTTGAAAAGCTTGCCGAGGTCGAAAAGGATATTCTTCGCGAAGGGGCCGGAAAAGCGCTTAGCGTAAAGACGGATGTGACGAACCGCGCCGATATTGAATCGCTGATCGAACGGGCAGAAAAACAATTCGGGCAGGTGGACATCATCGTCAACAATGCCGGGCATATGCTGTCGTCACAAGTATCCGCTGGACAAGTGGATGACTGGGAAACGATGATCGACGTGAATATAAAAGGTGTCCTCTTTGGCATCAATTCCGTACTTCCGGCAATGATGGAACGCTCAAGCGGCCATATCGTCAACGTCGGTTCAGTTGCCGGGCTAGAAGTGTCGAAGAACAGCACGGTCTACAGCGCGACGAAATTTGCCGTCCGTGCCATTTCTGCCGGTCTGGAAAAAGAACTGGCCAGAACCGGTATCCGCGTAACGAACATTGCACCGGGGATGGTGGAAACGGACCTCACTGCCGAATACTCGTGGGGTGACCGCAAGAAGCTGGAGACTGAAAACATTGCCAATGCGGTGATTTACGCCCTGACCCAGCCGGATCATGTCAATGTGAATGAAATTGCCGTTCGCCCAGTGTGA
- a CDS encoding SE1832 family protein, which yields MDKDQIDGMIMELKDEYMQLQHNLEKLESVGGGNMHPLEKRLAAIESELAELNEKRAKL from the coding sequence ATGGATAAAGATCAGATCGATGGGATGATCATGGAATTGAAGGATGAATATATGCAGCTGCAGCACAACCTGGAGAAACTTGAAAGTGTCGGCGGCGGGAATATGCACCCGTTGGAGAAGCGGCTCGCCGCCATTGAAAGCGAATTAGCTGAACTGAACGAAAAACGCGCAAAGCTCTGA
- a CDS encoding PucR family transcriptional regulator, producing the protein MNTDQELFLNEYPEVPLGLLNQAGMDRFLTIIKDVAGIQFLVTTDRFDVLFETDQSETIAFEDTLKHISNKGNLLEKAVKTKSIHPIYDADIQLSVKGLLYRERAVGYLFILHTSALTEKESRFIETFSDILIPWVISEIKMQENDQDYQKQFLFDLLHNHFDSYLEMNEQAKRWGWNFTNGYQLMIIQHHTAQADLLLIKKYAELFFIKQKMNVITVIFDRQLTLLYQPVNQQLETAAVDAKTISDRLLIHLSSLDNQHHLIIGTGHFYPSPLYLYRTYQEAKMAIKLGKKDTISNQIIHYDDLGIIKLLGHLRYELLADYQKEQLSGLINFDAETGEDLTSTLEKYLENNGNIKSCAASLHIHPNTLRYRLNKIESLLRVDLKNYQDIAELYIAYLIRNSR; encoded by the coding sequence ATGAATACAGACCAGGAACTATTTTTGAATGAATACCCTGAAGTCCCGCTCGGTTTATTGAACCAGGCAGGGATGGATCGATTTCTTACAATCATTAAAGACGTTGCCGGCATCCAGTTTCTCGTAACGACCGATCGATTCGATGTGCTGTTTGAAACGGATCAAAGTGAAACGATCGCATTTGAAGATACGTTGAAACATATCAGTAATAAAGGGAATCTTCTTGAGAAAGCTGTGAAAACAAAATCAATTCATCCCATTTATGATGCGGATATTCAACTGTCGGTCAAAGGTCTTTTGTATCGTGAACGGGCAGTGGGTTATTTGTTCATTCTTCATACATCGGCTTTGACCGAAAAAGAATCCCGGTTCATCGAGACATTTTCCGATATCCTGATTCCATGGGTGATCAGTGAAATCAAAATGCAGGAAAACGATCAGGACTATCAAAAACAGTTTTTATTTGATTTATTGCACAATCACTTTGACTCGTATCTGGAGATGAATGAACAGGCGAAGCGTTGGGGATGGAATTTCACCAACGGGTATCAGTTGATGATCATCCAGCATCACACGGCACAGGCAGATCTCTTACTGATCAAAAAATACGCTGAGCTCTTTTTTATCAAACAGAAGATGAACGTGATCACCGTTATTTTTGATCGTCAGCTCACGTTATTGTACCAGCCTGTCAATCAACAGCTTGAAACGGCGGCGGTGGATGCCAAAACGATTTCGGACAGACTGTTAATCCATTTGTCATCCCTTGACAATCAGCATCATTTGATAATCGGAACCGGACACTTCTATCCCTCACCCCTCTATTTATACAGGACATATCAGGAAGCGAAAATGGCCATTAAACTTGGGAAAAAAGATACAATCAGCAATCAGATTATCCATTATGATGACCTAGGCATCATCAAGCTGCTGGGCCATTTGCGCTATGAATTGCTTGCGGACTACCAAAAAGAGCAATTGTCCGGGTTAATCAATTTCGATGCCGAAACCGGGGAAGACTTGACGAGTACGCTGGAAAAATATCTCGAGAATAACGGGAACATCAAATCATGTGCGGCGTCGCTTCATATTCATCCGAACACACTCAGATACCGGTTAAATAAGATTGAATCCCTTTTGAGAGTCGATCTAAAAAATTATCAGGATATTGCTGAATTGTATATCGCTTATTTAATCCGAAATTCCCGATGA
- a CDS encoding molybdopterin-dependent oxidoreductase: MNNQDYRITHHACPRNCYGSCGIIAYSADDRLMKIEGDPDHEITSGKLCPKAYLYVKQVYDPSRLKYPLRQVKRGSGEWERISWQEAYETIAAEIIRNHDLYESNLSLCLTKYSGNFGVVHNSVDQFFNGIGPITKVTGSPCWSAGLDGHLYDFGDYTTSDPANMRHANVIILWGVNPVWTAPHMLKYITEAREKGATVIVIDPILTKTAERADLYIQIPPGEDGAFATLIAKRLIETGKYDEHFINRHTLGFEAYRNYLKGIAEETLLDACDLPSEIADELLYLMAEKGPVFIWQGFGLQRHTNGGQNIRTINALAALTGNIGKIGTGTHFAHQATWSFTSHRQHQNRNRSIPVARFAESIKQLDKPPVDFLWVSSRNFMAQDADVQAIEQALKQVSMIVVVDTQLTATAKYADIVLPTTTFFEEEDVVASYWHHLVSFNEKAIEPYYESKSDFTIACELSKLLNEKRPGFSRFQDDLSIEGYIDQEFNDDIYDLLKIDHWSELIGKPKEAEVDAVAWQHFTFKTPSGKFEFFSESAREDGHPALPEYKPSLKPSVHLPYWLLTPHTLYSLNSQVFSETFTNHESLTLYVSLEAMNDKGLSDGDFVKLYNDQATIPCQIKLNPSLPRDIVVILHGSESHQRMLINQLIPGYETDMGDKGSGAKGIAFNDVFVNFSK; this comes from the coding sequence ATGAACAATCAGGATTATCGCATCACGCACCACGCTTGTCCGAGAAACTGCTACGGTTCTTGCGGGATCATTGCCTACAGTGCCGATGACCGGCTGATGAAAATCGAAGGGGACCCTGATCATGAAATTACCAGTGGCAAGCTTTGTCCAAAGGCTTATTTATATGTCAAGCAGGTCTATGATCCGTCCAGGCTGAAATACCCGTTGCGGCAGGTGAAGCGGGGAAGTGGGGAGTGGGAGCGTATTTCCTGGCAGGAAGCCTACGAAACGATTGCAGCTGAAATCATCCGTAATCACGATCTGTATGAGTCGAACTTATCCTTATGTTTAACAAAATATTCCGGGAACTTTGGTGTGGTGCATAACAGTGTCGATCAGTTTTTTAACGGGATCGGGCCCATCACGAAAGTGACCGGTTCTCCTTGCTGGTCTGCTGGACTTGACGGTCATTTATACGATTTTGGCGACTACACAACGTCAGACCCTGCAAATATGCGTCACGCCAACGTGATTATTCTTTGGGGTGTCAATCCGGTCTGGACCGCGCCTCATATGCTGAAGTACATTACGGAAGCCCGGGAGAAAGGTGCTACCGTCATCGTCATTGACCCGATATTGACAAAAACCGCGGAACGGGCGGATCTGTATATTCAAATCCCGCCGGGAGAGGACGGGGCATTCGCGACGTTAATTGCCAAGCGTCTGATCGAAACAGGGAAGTACGATGAACATTTTATCAACCGGCATACGTTGGGCTTTGAAGCATACCGGAATTACCTGAAGGGGATAGCTGAGGAGACACTGCTTGATGCCTGTGACCTGCCTTCGGAAATTGCTGACGAACTGTTATATTTGATGGCAGAGAAAGGCCCGGTTTTCATTTGGCAAGGCTTTGGTCTGCAAAGGCACACGAACGGCGGACAGAATATCCGGACCATTAATGCACTGGCAGCCCTTACCGGAAATATCGGAAAAATCGGTACCGGGACCCATTTTGCCCATCAGGCGACCTGGTCGTTCACAAGTCACCGGCAACATCAAAATCGGAACCGCTCCATTCCTGTTGCCCGATTTGCCGAGTCAATCAAACAGCTCGATAAGCCTCCGGTCGATTTTTTGTGGGTTTCATCACGGAATTTCATGGCCCAGGATGCCGATGTTCAGGCAATTGAACAAGCGCTGAAACAAGTATCGATGATTGTCGTCGTTGACACACAGCTGACGGCAACGGCAAAGTACGCGGATATTGTCTTGCCCACAACGACGTTTTTTGAAGAGGAAGATGTCGTTGCAAGCTACTGGCATCATCTGGTCAGCTTTAACGAAAAGGCGATTGAGCCATATTATGAGAGTAAGAGTGACTTTACGATTGCATGTGAATTGTCCAAACTGCTGAATGAAAAGCGTCCAGGCTTCAGCCGTTTTCAAGATGATCTATCCATCGAAGGTTATATCGATCAGGAATTCAATGATGACATCTATGATTTATTAAAGATTGATCACTGGTCCGAACTCATCGGAAAACCTAAAGAAGCAGAAGTGGATGCAGTTGCCTGGCAACATTTCACCTTTAAGACCCCATCGGGAAAGTTTGAATTCTTCTCGGAGTCAGCCAGGGAAGACGGTCACCCTGCCCTGCCGGAATACAAACCTTCCTTGAAACCATCGGTCCATCTGCCGTACTGGCTTTTGACACCCCACACACTGTATTCATTGAATTCGCAGGTTTTCAGTGAAACCTTCACCAATCACGAATCTTTGACGCTCTATGTTTCTTTGGAAGCGATGAATGACAAGGGGCTGTCTGATGGTGATTTTGTCAAGCTGTACAATGATCAGGCAACGATACCTTGTCAGATCAAGCTGAACCCGTCATTGCCAAGGGACATTGTGGTGATTCTGCACGGCAGTGAGAGTCATCAAAGAATGTTAATCAATCAGCTCATCCCGGGTTACGAGACAGATATGGGGGATAAAGGATCAGGTGCGAAGGGCATCGCCTTTAACGATGTATTTGTGAATTTCTCGAAATGA
- a CDS encoding 4Fe-4S dicluster domain-containing protein: MIMQMGFKVDIDRCISCSACTLACSNEHVETGQARRRLKTFTTTVEDVSLIQFSVGCNHCKNPACLAVCPQRCFKKRRDGIVYHDPFNCIRCESCIGVCPYNAISINVYSGKAVKCNFCSHRLEEGKDPACVSACMTGALQYTNVSEDASFSNDGKDQIKMMQYTEPSLLLTMPTHEVIQVKRSFRGAPG; encoded by the coding sequence ATGATCATGCAAATGGGTTTCAAAGTGGATATCGACCGCTGTATTTCCTGTTCTGCCTGTACTTTGGCCTGTTCCAATGAGCATGTCGAAACAGGCCAGGCAAGACGGCGTTTAAAAACCTTTACAACAACCGTCGAGGACGTGTCGCTCATCCAATTTTCAGTCGGGTGTAATCATTGTAAAAATCCTGCATGCCTCGCCGTCTGTCCGCAACGCTGTTTTAAGAAACGGCGGGACGGCATTGTGTATCACGATCCCTTTAACTGCATCCGTTGCGAAAGTTGCATCGGGGTCTGTCCTTACAACGCGATTTCTATCAATGTGTACAGCGGCAAAGCGGTTAAATGCAATTTCTGCAGTCACAGACTTGAAGAGGGGAAAGATCCTGCCTGTGTTTCAGCCTGCATGACCGGTGCCCTTCAATATACCAATGTATCGGAGGATGCTTCTTTTTCAAATGACGGGAAAGATCAGATCAAAATGATGCAATATACCGAACCGTCCCTCTTGCTGACCATGCCGACACATGAAGTGATTCAGGTAAAACGGTCATTCCGGGGAGCTCCTGGTTAA
- a CDS encoding 4Fe-4S binding protein: MVNLIDILEGTTKQFELLTIHDEVCLHHLSSKSQCSRCVDHCPAGALQIRDGKLEADDCFLCGQCVKQCPVNVFEWQSPTYEQILKRFEETKEKEDQLIVSCSGAPLHLAEAPVLHLPSFGYLLDEIWMAIEEHANFYYYLPEDSCVSCNKNCTLPISMDSKRLKQSDDVKQVMAGKESYDRQRRQSLFSIFRFIRQSGMDSAKIGPKKLSTSEMKRLWKKQVQKEGVTPQVTAEILSSCKDCKACGMLCPERAIRTDTSKATLPQTVIDASKCTGCALCVDICYFNAVELIQKVAD; the protein is encoded by the coding sequence ATGGTTAATTTGATCGATATATTGGAAGGAACGACCAAACAATTTGAGCTGTTAACCATTCATGATGAAGTATGCCTCCACCACTTATCATCGAAAAGTCAGTGCTCCCGTTGTGTGGACCATTGCCCGGCGGGGGCACTACAGATCCGTGATGGAAAACTGGAGGCGGATGATTGCTTTTTATGCGGCCAATGTGTCAAACAATGTCCGGTGAATGTATTTGAATGGCAATCCCCGACGTATGAACAGATTCTTAAACGATTTGAAGAGACAAAAGAAAAGGAAGATCAACTGATTGTCAGCTGTTCAGGAGCGCCTTTACACTTGGCAGAAGCACCGGTGCTGCATCTACCGAGCTTCGGGTATCTCCTCGATGAGATCTGGATGGCCATTGAGGAGCACGCCAACTTTTATTATTATTTGCCTGAAGATTCCTGTGTCAGTTGTAATAAAAATTGCACGTTGCCGATCTCAATGGATTCGAAAAGATTGAAACAGTCCGATGACGTCAAACAGGTCATGGCAGGCAAAGAAAGCTACGACAGACAGAGAAGACAATCCCTTTTCAGCATCTTCCGATTTATCAGACAGTCGGGAATGGACTCAGCGAAAATAGGGCCAAAAAAGCTGTCAACAAGTGAAATGAAGCGCTTATGGAAGAAGCAGGTTCAAAAAGAGGGAGTCACGCCGCAAGTGACCGCTGAAATATTGTCTTCCTGCAAAGACTGCAAGGCATGCGGGATGTTATGTCCTGAAAGGGCGATCCGGACCGACACTTCAAAAGCCACCCTTCCGCAAACCGTCATCGATGCTTCAAAATGCACCGGCTGCGCATTGTGCGTGGATATCTGCTATTTTAACGCGGTGGAATTGATACAAAAAGTGGCGGATTAA
- a CDS encoding dimethyl sulfoxide reductase anchor subunit family protein, whose product MHELPLVLFTVLSQIAVGALLTLWILDMFNKVQNPKLGIWLSSSIFVIAVIAILASVFHLGQPFMAFLALSNIQTSWLTREIWMFSLMLVTMIAYVWTWIKPALTLRKWLGGIASLFGLLAVMGSAMIYVLPALPAWNNFSPIFFFVMSAVIIGPLYVSVFFYLFNEEDRHVWKIAPVMALVYAMSSFFYITVMFSGSGAIEMTASNIVNHPMFVMRGLLSWVAPVVLLLPFLFMKKRKPAMILVLAVFIMVFAGEIIGREIFYNTVVELEIYTPN is encoded by the coding sequence ATGCATGAACTTCCACTCGTTTTATTCACCGTCCTGTCTCAAATAGCCGTCGGTGCATTATTAACTCTCTGGATTCTGGATATGTTCAATAAGGTCCAGAACCCCAAATTGGGGATATGGTTATCCTCGTCCATCTTTGTCATAGCCGTGATTGCGATTCTCGCATCAGTATTTCACCTGGGACAGCCGTTTATGGCCTTTCTCGCATTAAGTAATATACAAACCTCCTGGCTCACACGGGAAATATGGATGTTTTCCTTGATGCTTGTAACGATGATTGCTTATGTCTGGACATGGATCAAACCCGCACTGACCCTTCGTAAATGGCTCGGTGGCATTGCATCCTTGTTTGGACTGCTGGCGGTGATGGGATCGGCGATGATCTATGTTTTACCGGCGCTCCCTGCCTGGAACAACTTTTCACCCATTTTCTTCTTTGTGATGAGTGCAGTCATCATAGGTCCACTTTACGTCAGTGTCTTTTTCTATCTCTTTAACGAAGAAGACAGGCACGTCTGGAAAATTGCACCTGTTATGGCCCTTGTATACGCCATGAGTTCATTTTTCTACATCACCGTGATGTTCTCAGGATCCGGGGCAATTGAAATGACCGCATCCAATATTGTCAACCATCCGATGTTCGTCATGAGAGGATTATTAAGCTGGGTTGCACCGGTTGTGCTGTTGCTGCCGTTTCTGTTTATGAAGAAGAGGAAACCGGCAATGATCCTGGTACTGGCTGTATTCATCATGGTCTTCGCCGGCGAAATCATCGGAAGAGAGATTTTTTACAACACCGTTGTGGAGTTGGAGATTTACACACCGAATTGA
- a CDS encoding 4Fe-4S dicluster domain-containing protein, which yields MKMGFVVDSDRCIGCHSCSMACKNYNQLNPKISWRKVYDIQEDAYGEATRTTMSLACNHCDIPSCKEACPTNAYEKREDGIVIHHEDRCIGCEMCIYACPYNIPQFDQETKKVSKCHFCYERLEEGKQPACISSCPTQAIYYVDVDSFGLQTDRSLPGFPDYRITEPTTRFIKPFIVKKI from the coding sequence ATGAAAATGGGCTTCGTAGTAGACAGCGATCGATGTATCGGATGTCATTCCTGCTCGATGGCGTGCAAAAACTATAATCAGTTAAACCCTAAAATATCCTGGCGTAAAGTGTATGATATCCAGGAAGACGCATACGGGGAAGCGACGAGAACAACGATGTCGCTTGCCTGTAACCACTGTGACATTCCCTCGTGTAAGGAGGCGTGTCCAACCAACGCCTATGAGAAACGGGAAGATGGCATCGTGATTCATCACGAAGACCGCTGTATTGGATGTGAAATGTGTATTTATGCCTGCCCGTATAACATCCCTCAATTTGATCAGGAAACGAAAAAAGTGAGCAAGTGTCATTTCTGTTATGAACGGCTTGAAGAAGGCAAACAGCCGGCATGCATCAGCAGCTGCCCGACGCAGGCCATTTATTATGTGGATGTGGACAGTTTCGGTCTCCAAACGGACCGTTCCCTGCCTGGTTTTCCGGATTACAGAATCACAGAACCGACAACCCGGTTCATAAAACCGTTCATCGTGAAAAAAATTTAA
- a CDS encoding molybdopterin-dependent oxidoreductase, with translation MNLKRRTFIKGAVATGVLAGVGAGSTNFFFNGLKETSASQAVDTQIFQNACPRNCFDTCSMLTTVEDGVIKYVEGNPQNTYTNGNICVKGNVYPRTVYSPDRIKYPMKQNGRGSGDWERISWDEAYTEIANKILAIKEEYGSTFPICLNKYSGNFDILRYGIEGTMASLGYHSIATGTPCWPAGIDAQTFDFGTIVNSDPEQIVHAKHLILWGVNPAWNAVHSMNFIEEAKSNGAKVVAIDPILTNTAGKAHEYVQIKTSTDGALALGMAKHILDEGLYDLAWLQKNAKGYLEFFSYLENNITVEWASEKTGVAVDVIEKLAREYATTKPANIWIGYGMQRHTNGGQNVRAIDALAAITGNVGIKGGGANYAQLDSWGFNYHAMVMEPPEGTVGEANRPINMNNFAAEILSADDPPIKMLWIAGRNPVSQDPETTLIKKAFHEMDFVVTADLFMTETVKLSDIVLPVTTPFETPGVNVSYWHYWMTYNERAIEPLYESKSDVEIAMGLSEKMNELSPGSCTYPTSGDMEDWVGKEFNETLLESFGLNDWTDLKDGPAKMKNKEVAWENGDFRTPSGKYEFFSEEAENFGHHPLPVYVEEMQAPSNYPYRLLTPHSKFNINSQFQNLDWMEDLHNEPMVEIHPDLANEFGIQAGDLIKVHNEIGYVKAPAKITRTIRPNELVMYQGWFKNHDYNVNYTVKAIPADMGAKATGMPGISFHDNFVNITKL, from the coding sequence ATGAATTTAAAGAGAAGAACGTTTATAAAAGGTGCAGTGGCTACCGGAGTCTTGGCAGGAGTTGGCGCAGGAAGCACAAATTTTTTCTTCAACGGGTTGAAAGAAACATCTGCCAGTCAGGCAGTGGATACACAAATTTTCCAAAATGCCTGTCCGAGAAACTGCTTTGATACGTGTTCGATGTTAACCACCGTGGAAGACGGCGTGATCAAATATGTGGAAGGAAATCCTCAGAACACGTATACGAACGGCAACATTTGCGTAAAGGGTAATGTGTATCCGCGAACCGTTTATTCTCCTGACCGGATCAAATACCCGATGAAACAAAATGGCAGAGGCAGCGGCGACTGGGAGAGAATTTCATGGGATGAGGCCTATACCGAAATTGCCAACAAGATACTGGCCATCAAAGAAGAATACGGCAGCACATTTCCGATCTGCCTGAATAAGTACTCCGGTAATTTTGACATCCTGCGTTACGGCATCGAAGGAACGATGGCGAGTCTCGGTTATCACAGTATCGCGACAGGAACACCTTGCTGGCCGGCAGGGATCGATGCACAGACCTTTGATTTCGGCACCATTGTCAACAGTGATCCGGAACAGATCGTGCACGCGAAACATTTGATCCTGTGGGGTGTGAATCCCGCCTGGAACGCCGTTCATTCAATGAACTTCATCGAGGAAGCGAAGTCAAATGGAGCAAAAGTCGTCGCAATTGATCCAATCCTCACCAACACTGCCGGTAAAGCCCATGAATATGTCCAGATTAAAACAAGCACGGACGGTGCACTGGCACTCGGAATGGCGAAACACATTCTCGACGAAGGGCTGTATGACCTCGCCTGGCTGCAAAAAAATGCCAAGGGCTATCTCGAATTCTTCTCGTATCTCGAGAACAACATTACTGTTGAATGGGCTTCTGAAAAAACAGGTGTGGCTGTTGATGTCATTGAAAAGCTGGCCAGAGAATATGCCACCACGAAGCCTGCGAATATCTGGATCGGATATGGCATGCAGCGCCATACAAACGGAGGTCAGAATGTAAGAGCCATCGATGCATTGGCTGCAATCACCGGCAATGTCGGCATTAAAGGTGGAGGAGCAAATTATGCACAGCTCGATTCCTGGGGATTCAACTACCATGCCATGGTCATGGAACCACCGGAAGGTACTGTGGGTGAAGCAAATCGACCGATCAATATGAATAATTTCGCCGCTGAAATTCTGTCGGCAGATGATCCACCGATCAAAATGCTCTGGATTGCCGGGAGAAATCCGGTATCTCAGGACCCTGAAACGACACTGATCAAAAAAGCATTCCATGAGATGGATTTCGTTGTTACGGCCGATCTGTTCATGACTGAGACCGTCAAGCTTTCAGATATAGTCCTTCCGGTAACCACACCGTTTGAAACACCAGGGGTCAATGTGAGCTACTGGCATTACTGGATGACCTATAATGAGCGGGCGATTGAACCATTGTATGAATCGAAAAGTGATGTTGAAATTGCGATGGGATTATCGGAAAAAATGAATGAATTATCACCGGGTTCATGCACTTATCCAACCTCAGGCGATATGGAAGATTGGGTAGGAAAAGAGTTCAATGAAACACTTCTTGAAAGTTTTGGACTGAATGACTGGACTGATCTCAAGGACGGCCCGGCTAAAATGAAAAACAAAGAAGTAGCCTGGGAAAATGGTGATTTCAGAACACCATCCGGCAAATACGAATTCTTTTCAGAAGAAGCTGAGAATTTTGGACATCATCCACTGCCGGTTTATGTTGAAGAAATGCAGGCGCCATCGAATTACCCTTACCGGCTTTTGACACCGCACTCGAAATTCAATATTAACAGTCAATTTCAGAATCTCGATTGGATGGAAGATCTTCATAACGAGCCGATGGTCGAGATTCATCCGGATTTAGCCAATGAATTCGGGATCCAGGCGGGTGATCTGATTAAAGTGCATAACGAGATCGGCTACGTGAAAGCACCAGCTAAAATCACCCGGACGATCAGACCGAATGAACTGGTCATGTATCAAGGATGGTTTAAGAATCATGACTACAATGTCAACTACACCGTCAAAGCCATTCCGGCAGATATGGGAGCAAAAGCAACCGGCATGCCAGGCATTTCGTTTCATGACAACTTTGTCAACATTACGAAACTTTAA